In the genome of Xyrauchen texanus isolate HMW12.3.18 chromosome 33, RBS_HiC_50CHRs, whole genome shotgun sequence, one region contains:
- the LOC127627261 gene encoding dual specificity mitogen-activated protein kinase kinase 6 isoform X1, whose amino-acid sequence MMCHFRGSSACWSSSHLLHMERMHLALLSRLPHSHVYSLSSHCLSLLHLLSQDLEPLALSDSGKKKPPLRLPREAFLKPQPAPAPPRDLDSKACVTIGEKNFVVKADDLEQIGELGRGAYGVVDKMRHVPSGLIMAVKRIRATVNTQEQKRLLMDLDISMRTVDCFFTVTFYGALFREGDVWICMELMDTSLDKFYKQVHEMGMTIPEDILGKIAVSIVKALEHLHSNLQVIHRDVKPSNVLINMQGQVKMCDFGISGYLVDSVAKTMDAGCKPYMAPERINPETNQKGYNVKSDIWSLGITMIELAILRFPYESWGTPFQQLKQVVEEPSPQLPADRFSAEFVDFTSQCLKKNSKERPNYTELMQHPFFTLHDSKDTDVAFFVKSILGD is encoded by the exons ATGATGTGTCACTTCCGTGGCAGTAGCGCCTGTTGGAGCAGCTCCCATCTGCTCCACATGGAGAGAATGCACCTGGCCCTGCTGTCTCGTCTGCCTCATTCACACGTGTACTCTCTCTcctcacactgtctctctctcttgcattTACTCAGCCAGGATCTGGAGCCTCTTGCGCTGTCTGACT CAGGTAAAAAGAAGCCACCTCTCCGGCTTCCAAGAGAGGCGTTTCTGAAACCACAGCCTGCACCTGC ACCCCCGAGAGACCTGGACTCCAAAGCCTGTGTTACCATTGGAGAAAAG AACTTTGTGGTGAAAGCAGATGATTTGGAGCAGATTGGGGAGTTGGGACGAGGGGCTTATGGAGTGGTGGACAAGATGAGACACGTCCCCAGTGGCCTGATAATGGCAGTAAAG CGGATCCGGGCCACAGTAAACACACAGGAGCAGAAACGACTGCTAATGGATCTGGACATCTCAATGAGAACAGTAGACTGCTTTTTCACTGTTACCTTCTATGGGGCTCTCTTCAGAGAG GGTGACGTGTGGATCTGCATGGAGCTGATGGACACCTCTCTGGATAAGTTCTATAAGCAGGTGCATGAGATGGGTATGACCATTCCAGAGGACATCCTTGGCAAGATCGCAGTCTCT ATCGTGAAAGCATTGGAGCATCTCCACAGCAACCTGCAAGTGATACACAGAG ATGTGAAACCCTCTAATGTCCTGATAAACATGCAGGGCCAGGTGAAAATGTGTGATTTTGGCATCAGCGGGTACCTGGTGGATTCGGTGGCAAAGACCATGGATGCTGGCTGTAAACCTTACATGGCG CCTGAGAGAATCAACCCAGAGACCAATCAGAAAGGCTACAATGTAAAGTCTGATATCTGGAGTTTAGGAATCACAATG attGAGCTGGCCATTCTGCGGTTTCCCTATGAGTCATGGGGAACGCCATTTCAGCAGCTCAAGCAGGTGGTGGAAGAGCCGTCACCCCAGCTGCCTGCAGACCGCTTCTCAGCCGAGTTTGTGGACTTCACGTCACAATG CTTAAAGAAAAATTCCAAAGAGCGGCCAAACTATACAGAGCTAATG
- the LOC127627261 gene encoding dual specificity mitogen-activated protein kinase kinase 6 isoform X3: MSSAGKKKPPLRLPREAFLKPQPAPAPPRDLDSKACVTIGEKNFVVKADDLEQIGELGRGAYGVVDKMRHVPSGLIMAVKRIRATVNTQEQKRLLMDLDISMRTVDCFFTVTFYGALFREGDVWICMELMDTSLDKFYKQVHEMGMTIPEDILGKIAVSIVKALEHLHSNLQVIHRDVKPSNVLINMQGQVKMCDFGISGYLVDSVAKTMDAGCKPYMAPERINPETNQKGYNVKSDIWSLGITMIELAILRFPYESWGTPFQQLKQVVEEPSPQLPADRFSAEFVDFTSQCLKKNSKERPNYTELMQHPFFTLHDSKDTDVAFFVKSILGD; encoded by the exons CAGGTAAAAAGAAGCCACCTCTCCGGCTTCCAAGAGAGGCGTTTCTGAAACCACAGCCTGCACCTGC ACCCCCGAGAGACCTGGACTCCAAAGCCTGTGTTACCATTGGAGAAAAG AACTTTGTGGTGAAAGCAGATGATTTGGAGCAGATTGGGGAGTTGGGACGAGGGGCTTATGGAGTGGTGGACAAGATGAGACACGTCCCCAGTGGCCTGATAATGGCAGTAAAG CGGATCCGGGCCACAGTAAACACACAGGAGCAGAAACGACTGCTAATGGATCTGGACATCTCAATGAGAACAGTAGACTGCTTTTTCACTGTTACCTTCTATGGGGCTCTCTTCAGAGAG GGTGACGTGTGGATCTGCATGGAGCTGATGGACACCTCTCTGGATAAGTTCTATAAGCAGGTGCATGAGATGGGTATGACCATTCCAGAGGACATCCTTGGCAAGATCGCAGTCTCT ATCGTGAAAGCATTGGAGCATCTCCACAGCAACCTGCAAGTGATACACAGAG ATGTGAAACCCTCTAATGTCCTGATAAACATGCAGGGCCAGGTGAAAATGTGTGATTTTGGCATCAGCGGGTACCTGGTGGATTCGGTGGCAAAGACCATGGATGCTGGCTGTAAACCTTACATGGCG CCTGAGAGAATCAACCCAGAGACCAATCAGAAAGGCTACAATGTAAAGTCTGATATCTGGAGTTTAGGAATCACAATG attGAGCTGGCCATTCTGCGGTTTCCCTATGAGTCATGGGGAACGCCATTTCAGCAGCTCAAGCAGGTGGTGGAAGAGCCGTCACCCCAGCTGCCTGCAGACCGCTTCTCAGCCGAGTTTGTGGACTTCACGTCACAATG CTTAAAGAAAAATTCCAAAGAGCGGCCAAACTATACAGAGCTAATG